The following proteins are encoded in a genomic region of Arachis ipaensis cultivar K30076 chromosome B02, Araip1.1, whole genome shotgun sequence:
- the LOC107627822 gene encoding uncharacterized protein LOC107627822, giving the protein MERGLRHGDPLSPFLFVLVMDVLHRMFGEAVWNGYISPLLVGRAHIELSHLQFTDDTILFCPPEKVIVKNYRRILCCFELMSGLSINFDKSSLIPINCDDQWEQRICSVLGYKEASLSVKYLGISLGANLGLVKT; this is encoded by the coding sequence ATGGAAAGGGGCCTACGACATGGTGATCCACTGTCTCCTTTTTTGTTTGTACTTGTCATGGATGTCCTACACAGGATGTTTGGGGAGGCGGTTTGGAACGGGTATATATCTCCGTTATTAGTTGGTAGAGCTCATATTGAGCTATCGCATCTTCAGTTTACGGATGATACTATTCTGTTCTGCCCTCCAGAGAAAGTGATCGTTAAAAATTATAGGAGGATTCTTTGCTGCTTTGAATTGATGTCGGGGTTAAGTATTAACTTTGACAAATCTAGCTTGATTCCAATTAACTGTGATGATCAGTGGGAACAGCGTATTTGCAGCGTGCTGGGCTATAAGGAAGCCTCTCTCTCAGTTAAATACTTGGGGATCTCGCTAGGAGCAAACCTGGGATTGGTGAAGACTTGA